The genomic DNA GAACGGGCGTTCCGCGGACGCGGCTAGGACTCGGCGCGTCCCTTGCGCCAGTAGCCCATAAAGGCCACCTGCTTGCGGTCGATGCCGACATCGCGGACCAGATAGCGGCGCAGTCCGCGGACCACGGCTGCTTCACCGGCAATCCAGGCGTAGAACGGCAGGGCGCCGGAAGGGGTCCCCGGGTTAGGTGAAGCCTGCACTGCGGCCTGGTCCAGTCGCTGCGGGGTTTCCCAAAGGATGGTTTCATCCACGTTGATTTCCTCGGGCTCGGTCAGCGTCCGGGTCCTGAACGGGAGGCCGTCCGCCGTTTCCACCGAGGCCCAGCCGGGCAGCGCCACGGACTGCCGTACAGCGGCGTCCAGCAGTTCCCCGTGCGGGCGGGAGCCGCGGGCCAGCCAGATGATCTGCACCCCGGAGGCGGTGGTAACGGGCTGCCGGTCCGCTGAGGAGGGAATCTCCATCAGGGCGTGGCCGGTGACGTCTGCGGGAAGGGATTCCAGAATGGAGGTAATCGCGGGAACGGCCGTTTCATCACCTGCCAGCAGCACGTGCCGGGCCATGCCGGGACGCCATTCGATGCCGCCATAGGATTCTGCCGTCACGCAGTGGGCACTGTTGGGGCCGATGATGCAGACCCGGTCTCCGGGCTGTGCGGCAGCGGCCCAGCTCGACGCCGGCCCGCCGTTGCCCTCGTCGTCGAAATGGAGCACGAAGTCCACGTCGATCTCCGGTTCCGGTCCCGAGCAGCGGGCGCCGCGCACGGTATAGGTACGCATGCAGCCGCGGGTGGCCGGGTCCAGCCTAAGCCAGTC from Arthrobacter zhangbolii includes the following:
- a CDS encoding siderophore-interacting protein; the protein is MSHVSANGATAAAVSTPARPRRAKAAGAVMSFDVEVKRTVQLGANFRRITFAGERLAEFGVQGDTHDLRIKVIVPCVDDDGTSLPLPDLSTLEAGWYQDWLRLDPATRGCMRTYTVRGARCSGPEPEIDVDFVLHFDDEGNGGPASSWAAAAQPGDRVCIIGPNSAHCVTAESYGGIEWRPGMARHVLLAGDETAVPAITSILESLPADVTGHALMEIPSSADRQPVTTASGVQIIWLARGSRPHGELLDAAVRQSVALPGWASVETADGLPFRTRTLTEPEEINVDETILWETPQRLDQAAVQASPNPGTPSGALPFYAWIAGEAAVVRGLRRYLVRDVGIDRKQVAFMGYWRKGRAES